GCGCCGACTATGTGCGCACGGCGCGCGCCAAGGGGCTTTCGGAGCGGCGCGTCGTCACGCGGCACGCGTTCAAGAACGCGGTTATCCCCGTGATGACGATCGCCGGCATCGACTTGGGAACCCTCATGGGTGGCGCCATCCTCACCGAGACCGTCTTCTCTCGGCCCGGGATCGGCCTCATGATCTATCAGGCCATCGGCGCCCGCGATCTGCCTGTGGTCGCCGGCGGCGTCCTGTTCGCAACCGTCGTCTTCGTCTTCGCCAACCTTCTCGTCGACCTCGGCTACGCCCTGGTCGACCCGCGCATCCGCCTCGAGGGCTGACCGACCGTGACCCACCCCGCAGCCCCATCAGCGGCAGATCCGCAGACGCAGCCGACCCTCGACGAGTCGCGTTCGGCGGACGGAACAGTGGGCAGCCGGCGCACTAGCCTCTGGCGCGACACGTGGCGGCGCCTCAAGCGCAACCACCTCGCGGTAGTCGGCCTGGGCATCATCATCGTCTTCTTGACCCTAGGCATGGCCCAGGAAATCGCCTACCTAGTCGGCGTGGGCTCGGGCGAGCCGGGCGCAGGGTATCTCGCCCCGTTCGATCCCAACGCGACCAACTACGATCTCACGCCCAAGGGCCTCGGCTCGCCGCCCAGCGCGTCGCACCCCTTCGGGACCGACTACCTAGGGCGCGACATCCTCTCGCGCTGTCTCGTGGCAACGCGCATCTCCATGCTCGTCGGCGTCATCGCCGTCGCCATCGCGCTGGCGATCGGGCTTATCCTCGGGCCCGTCTCAGGCTACTACGGTGGTCGCGTCGATGCCGTCATCATGCGTCTCGCCGACATCTTCTTCGCCTTTCCGTACATCCTGTTCGTGTTGCTCATCATGACCGTGCTCGGGCCAGGACTTTGGAACGTCTTCATCGCCATCGGCATCCTCGGCTGGGCGAGCTATGCGCGTCTCAATCGCGGCTCGGTCTTGAGCGTGAAGGCAATGGAGTATGTGGAGGCGGCACGAGCGCAGGGAGCAACCGACCTGCGCATCATCTTCCGCCACGTGCTGCCCAACACGATGGCGCCGATCTATGTGGCCATCGCCATGGGCATCGGCGGCGCCATCGTCACCGAGGCGGCCCTCAGCTTCCTCGGCATCGGCATCCAGCCTCCAGACGCGTCCTGGGGCAAGATGATCTCCGACTACCTCACCTATCTCGGAGCGGGCAGCTGGTGGATGGTTCTGTTCCCGAGCCTCTTCCTGACGATCACGGTCTTCGGTTTCATCTCGTTCGGCAATGGCTTGCGCGACGCCACCGACCCCAAACTCAAGGAGTAGCGGTGGCTCATCTCCTCGAGGTCAAGGATCTCTCGACGCACTTCTTCACCCATGCCGGTGTCGTCAAGGCCGTCAACGGTGTGAGCTTCACGCTCGACCGCGGCGAGACACTCTCGATTGTCGGCGAGTCCGGGTCGGGAAAGACGGTGGCGGCGCTGTCTCTCATGCGCTTGGTGCCAGACCCGCCGGGCAGGATAGTGGAGGGAACGCTCATGCTCGGCGATCGCGACCTGCGCGCGATGAGCGAAGAAGAGATGCGCCGCGTACGCGGCAACGACATCGCCATGATCTTCCAGGACCCGATGACGAGCCTCAATCCCGTCGTGAAGGTCGGCAAGCAGGTGGCGGAGTCGATCGTCCTCCACCAGGGCAAGTCGAAGGCGGAGGCCCTGGAGATGGCCGAAGAGCTTCTGGCGCGGGTGGGCATACCCGACGCACCCGCGCGCATCAAGCAGTACCCCTTCGAGTTCTCGGGCGGCATGCGCCAACGCGTGATGATCGCCATGGCCATCAGCTGCAACCCGGACATCCTCATTGCCGACGAGCCGACGACGGCCCTCGATGTGACGATCCAGGCGCAGATCATCGACGTCGTGCGCGAGATGCAGAGCGAGTACTCGTCGGGCGTGATCCTCATTACGCACGATTTGGGGGTTGTCGCCGAGATCGCCGACAAGGTCATGGTCATGTACGGCGGCCGAACGGTCGAGTACGGCAGCGTCGACGAGATCTTCTACAACCCGCACCACCCCTACACCTGGGGGCTGCTGGGCTCCTTGCCGAGACTCGACCGGCGCGCCCGCCTCACTCCTATCAAGGGACAGCCGCCGGATCTCATCTCTCTGCCCGACGGCTGCCCGTTCGCCGGCCGCTGCCGCTACGTGCGCGAGGAATGTCGCGATCGCTGGCCGGCGCTCGAGATCGTAGGACCGGAACACGGTGTCCACTGCTGGGTGCCGCCGGCCGAACGCCGGTCCGTTCGCGCCGAGTTGGACCTCGGTGGAGTCGAGGAGGTCGCGCCGTGAGCCTGCTCGAGGTGCGCGACCTCAAGAAGCACTTCCCGATCAAGTCTGGTGTTCTGCGGCGCACCACCGGGCACGTCTACGCCGTCGACGGCGTGAGCTTCTCGGTGGCGACCGGGGAGACGCTCGGATTGGTCGGGGAGAGCGGCTGCGGCAAGTCGACGACCGGCCGCTCGGTCTTGCGCCTCATCGCTCCCACGTCGGGATCAGTGACCTTCAACGGCATCGACGTCCTCAAGGCGACGCGCGGCGAGATGCAGCGTCTGCGCCGCGACATGCAGATCATCTTCCAGGACCCGTATGCATCTTTGAACCCCCGCAAGCGCGTGCGAAGCATCGTCGGCGAGTCGCTCGACATCCACAACATCGGGACGCCGGCCGAGCGCAAGAAACGCGTCTATGAGCTGCTCGAGACCGTCGGCCTCAACGCCGAGCACGCCGAGCGTTACCCGCACGAGTTCTCCGGCGGGCAACGACAGCGCATCGGCATTGCCCGCGCCCTCGCTCTGCAGCCCAAGCTCATCGTCTGCGACGAACCGGTGAGCGCCCTCGACGTCTCGATCCGCGCTCAGGTCATCAACCTCCTCAAGGACCTCCAGGACGAGTTCGGACTCACGTACCTCTTCATCGCGCACGACCTGTCGGTGGTGAAGCACGCCTCAGACAGAGTCGCCGTGATGTATCTGGGAAAGATCGTGGAGATCTCAGATAGCGACGCGCTCTACGAACGCCCGCAACACCCGTACACCGAGGCGCTGCTCTCCGCCGTGCCCATCCCCGATCCGGAGACCGAGCGCGGCCGGCGCCGCATCATTCTTGAGGGCGACGTGCCGAGCCCCGCGAACCCGCCGGAAGGGTGCGTCTTCCATCCACGCTGCCGGCGGGCGCGAGAGATCTGCAGGACGGCCATGCCGGCGCTGGCGAGCACCGGTGGCGACGCCGGCGCGCACCATCAGGTAGCCTGCTACTTCCCGGCGCGCTGGAAGGATGGCATGCGCGCCGTCGCCGACGAGCCGTTTGTTGCCGAGCCGGCGCCGGAGACGATCTGACGGCATGACCCGGCGAGGTGCTCGCGTGTCGTATGGCCGTCTGTGGTGCCTCGTCGCCGGCACACTCCTGGCGCTCGTCCTCACGGGCTGTTCCGGCGTGGGATCGACGTCTCCGTCCCCAAGTTCCAGCCCCAGCTTGGCCGCCAGCGTCAACGGCGTCGCCGTCACAGACGTCGACGTCGACCTCGTGCAGGCCGAGGCGCGTCTGGCCGGCAGCGAGCTCAGCGCCGACGAAGCCCGGTCGGAGGCCATCCGGCGCGAGTTGGTGCGCCAGGAGGCGGCGCGCAGAGACATCGTCGTGCGCCCCGCAGACGTCGCCGAGCGCGTGACCGACATCTCGGATCAGCTGGGGGGCGAGTCGGCGCTGTCGGCAGCCTTGAGCGCCGCCGACATGACGGCAGCGCAACTCGATGCCGCCACCGAGTACAACCTGCTCGAGAGCGCACTGCAGGACGATCTCTTTCCCGATGTGCAGGCCAGCGCGGAGGAGGTGCGCGCTTTCTACCGCAAGCATCGCATCGACCTCTTCACGACGTCTGCGCGCGTCAAGCTGCGTAGCATCACGCTGCCCTCACGCCAAGTCGCCGAAAACGTCGCCGACCGCGTACACGACGGACTGGCGTTCTCCGAGGCCGCCCGTCGTTACAGCCAGGACAAGGAGACACGCGCCAGCGGCGGACTGCTGGGCTGGGTATCGATCTCCGGACTGCCCGAGGCCGCAGCCGACGCCATCGCTGACACGCCGACAGGTAGCGTCTCCGCGCCTGTACAACTGCTGGGTCGTTGGCACCTCTACGCCGTGCTCGATCGCAAGGCCGCGACGGCGGTGCCGTTCTCCGGCGTGTCCGCCGAGATCGCCACGGAACTCACGCGTCGCGCACGCGCGGCCGCGCTCGCTAAATGGCTCACGCAAGCCGAGGACAACGCCACCATCGTTGTGCACTAGCGGCGAACGCGACGCGCCAGCCGACGGCGACGGCAGCGTCGCGTCGTCCACCAGCTGGTATACTCCGCCCATGCGGATCACTTGAGGAGGTCGTGTCTTGCGGAACGCTGTGATAGTCCTCCTCGCCGTCGGCGGCCTCGTCTTGCTCCTCGGAGCGCTCAGCCACTCCCTCATCCTCGACATCGACTACGTCGCGGGAACGGTGCGGGGAGTCTCCGCCTTCTGGATCGCGCTTGTGGTGGCCGTCGTCTTCGTGATTGCCGGTCTCGCGGCCGCCGCACTGGCACGAGGCGGTGCCGTCGCCGAGCAGCACAAACTCGAGGCCGAGTTGCAGACCACCTACGAGCGCTTGCGCGCTGCCGAGGCACAGATCCCCGCGGCGGCGGCCCCGATCCCGGAGGTTTCTGAGCCCGCTCCGGAGCAGCTCCCCGTCATCGACGAATCCACCGACCAAGCGCGCGGCGTCACCATCGACTCGACGGACCAGACATCCAGCGTCACCGACGAATCCACGGAGCCGACGCCGACCGACGCGTAGCGCGCGGCGCGCACCGTACTGTTTTCCGTCTTGTTGCCGTTCTACACTGACGCCGTGAGTCCGTCGTGACAGCATCGGCAAACTGGACCATTCCTCCGGCGCCTTACGCCGACGTGCGCGCGCTTGCGCAGGAACTGAGCCTCAGCGAAACGCTTGCGCAGGTCCTTGTGCGTCGCGGCTACGCCGATCCCGACGCGGCGCGCGCGTTTCTTGAGCCGGACACGCGCGTCCATAATCCCTATCGGCTCCTCGGCATGGACGCGGCCCGTGCCCGCCTCGACCGCGCCCTGCGCCACGACGAAGTAATTGCCGTGCACGGCGACTACGACGCCGACGGCATCACCGCGACCTTCACGCTTGTGCGCCTCTTGAGCGATCTCGGCGCCGACGTTCGCTGGCGACTGCCGAACCGTTTCACGGACGGCTACGGCGTGTCTCTCGCGGCAGTCGAGGAACTCGCCGCTGCAGGAGTCAAGCTCCTTATCACCGTGGACTGCGGCATCACGGCCCGCGCTGAGGTGGCGCGCGCCCGCGAACTCGGGATGGATGTGATCGTCACCGATCACCATGAGATGGAGGGCGCGCTTCCCGACTGCACCGTGCTCTCACCCAAGCTCGGTTCGTATCCATGCCCGCATCTCGCCGGCGTGGGCGTTGCCTTCAAGCTGGCGCACGCCCTCCTCGAAGAGCCGCAGGCCGATCTGGTGGAGGTGCCGCTGGCTCTGCGCGCCTTGAGCGACGTCGTCGCCTTGGGGACGATCGCCGACCTCGTGCCCTTGACCGGCGAGAACCGAACGCTGGTGCGTCTCGGCCTGGGACGCCTGCGCAGTGCGCCGCGTGCCGGACTGGCGGCACTCATGGAAGTGGCAGACGTCACCCCGGCAAACGCCACCGCCGGCAGCGTCGGCTACCGCCTGGCGCCACGCCTCAACGCTGCCGGGCGTCTGGAGGACGCGTCCGTCGCTCTCGAACTCCTCAACTGCGAGGACCGCACGTCGGCGCTGCCCATCGCTCTGCGACTCAATGAGCTCAATCGTGAGCGCCAAGCGATTGAGGCAGCGATGGTGGCGGAGGCGAGCGCTCTGATAGCCGAACCGCCACCAGCGGCCATCGTCCTCTCGTCTCCTACGTGGCATGAGGGTGTTGTCGGTATCGTCGCGTCGCGCGTCGCCGAGCGCTTCAATCGCCCCACGATCCTTCTCAGCGAAGGCGACGACGAAGCCAAGGGTTCCGGACGCAGTGTGGCCGGCTTCGACATCCTCGCCGCGCTCGAATCGACCTCCACGCACTTGCTCGCCTTCGGCGGGCATCGCGCCGCCTGCGGTCTGCGACTTCGGCGCCGGGATCTCGATGCCTTCCAGCGCGAGTTCGTAGCGCACGTCGCGCGCACTCGCGGCAGCGACGTTCCCCGTGAGCACCTCGTCGACGCGATCGTCGGCGGACACGAGCTCACCCTTTCACTCGCCGACGAACTCGAGCGACTGGCGCCTCACGGCTTCGGCAACCACAGCGTCAGCTTGCTCGTGCGCGACGTCGAGATCGCCGCGCCGCGTCGCACGCGCAACGGTCGCCATCTGCAGTATCGCGTCTGTAGTGACGGCGCGTCGTGCCAGGCGATCCATTTCAACCCCTCCACCCCCGAAACGATCACCACGTCGGACCGCTTCGACGTTCTTGTCTCGCTGGCGAAAAACGAGTACGGCGGTAGTGTCAGCGCCCAAGTCGAGGTCAAAGAGATCGTGCCGAGCCGGGAGACGAGTCTTGACACCGCAGCGGAGAGTCGCCCCAGCGGCGTCGCGGATGTTGACTCGGCGCTCTGGAGCAGTCTCCTGGAGCGACTGCCGGCATGGCCGGATGAGCTCAGAGATGCGCGCCCCGAGGCCTTCGAGACACGCCTCATAGACCGTCGCGGACGGCCTTTGCAGCCAATTGTGAACGCGCTCGTCGGCGGAGGGGAGCGCGTGGTCGCACTCGTCGCCGGGCCGTCAGCGCGACGACCGCTGAGTGGTCGGTTGCCAAGCGCTGTCGAGATCCTGGCGACGGGCCAGCGCGCTCTTGCGCGCACCCCCGTCGCCGGGTCGCCCCTGCAGCATGGGGAAGAGGTCGTCGTCCTCGGTTTCGACGCCCTTGCTGCCGCGTCTACGCCCGCCGTGCGCGCCGCCCTCGCGAATGCGAACCACCTCGTCTTCGCGGACCCGCCACTTTCGCGTGCCGTTCGTGACGGCTTCGTGCTGGCTGCGCCCCAGGCCTGGATTCACTTCGCCTGGGGCCGAGAAGAACTGGACTTCGCCGAGAAGATGAGCCAAGCTGACTACGACGTGCGCGCCGTCGCGCGTCGCGTATGGGCAGCGCTCACTGCCGGCTCGGGCTCCTTCGACGAGGATCTCGGCCGTCAGTTGCTCGCCACCCAGCCCGGTTCGCCGCCCGTCTTGGCGGTAGCGGCGGCGCTGCGTGTGCTGCGCGAGGCGGCGCTCCTTCACGTCGGCGACGACGGCCGCTACGAGTTGGCACGCCCAGCAGAGAAAGTCGACATCACGCAGACCCCTACATATACGCGATGGCACACACTGTTTCAGACCAACGACTACCTGCCGACCTGCCTGACAGCCACACGCTGACTCAGGTCCCGGCCGAATACGTGCCGCTACTCGACGAGGTCTTCGCCGCCGTCGAGCAGTACAACCCCGAGCCGGATCGTGAGCTCATCACCCGGGCTTTCGTCACTGCGGCCCTCCTGCACTCCACGCAGAGTCGCAAGAGCGGTGAGGCCTATATCCATCACCCGGTGGGAACGGCCATCAACGCCGCCGAGCTCAAGCTCGATTCGGTGACTATCGCCGCGGCCCTCCTGCACGACGTCGTCGAGGACACCGGCACGCCGCTCAGCTGGATCGAGGAGCAGTTCGGCGCCGAGATCGCCATGCTCGTCGACGGCGTCACCAAGCTGACGAAGATGCACTTCACGTCGCGCGAAGAAGAGCAGGCCGAGAACTACCGCAAGATGATCGTGGCGATGGCGACCGACATCCGCGTCATCCTGATCAAACTCTGCGATCGGCTGCACAACATGCGCACACTGAGCTACCTCGAGAAGCAGAAGCAGATCCAGAAGGCCAAGGAGACACTCGACGTCTACGCGCCCCTCGCTCATCGACTCGGTATCCACAACCTGAAGTGGCAACTCGAGGATCTCTCGTTCGGCACCCTACATCCTCGCCGGTACGAGGAGATCCAGAAGTGGGTCGCGCAACGCCGCGCCGATCGCGAGGACTACGTGCAGGAGGCGACGGCCTTCCTCAGCGAAGAACTGACGGGCGCCGGCATCAAGGCAGAGATCCGCGGCCGCGTCAAGCACTTCTACTCGATCTACCTCAAGATGAGCCGCGGCGGCAAAGAATTCAACGAGATCTTCGATCTTACGGGCATGCGCGTACTCGTCGACTCTGTGCGCGACTGCTACGGCGCCGTCGGCATCATCCATTCACTCTGGAAGCCGCTCCCGGGACGCTTCAAAGACTACATCGCGATGCCCAAGTTCAACCTCTACCAGTCTCTGCACACCACGGTGATCGGCCCCGGCGGCAAGCCCCTGGAGATTCAGATTCGCACCTACGACATGCATCAGACGGCGGAGTACGGCGTCGCCGCCCACTGGCTGTACAAGGAGCGCGGCGAGCGCGATCAAGACAAGCTCGCCTGGTTGCACCAGATGATGGAGTGGCAGTCGGAGACGGGCGATGCCAAGGAGTTCATGGACACCTTGCGCGTCGACCTCTTCGAGGACGAGGTCTTCGTCTTCACGCCCAAGGGCGACGTCAAGAGTCTCGCCGCGGGCAGTACGCCCGTCGACTTCGCCTTTGCCGTGCACACAGACGTCGGCAGCCATACCGTGGGCGCCAAGGTCAACGGGCGCATCGTCCCGTTGCACTCCAAGCTCAGCTCCGGAGACATCGTCGAGGTGATCACGAGCAAGTCCAGTCGCGGACCTTCGCGCGACTGGCTGGACTTCGTGCAGACCACACGTGCACGCCAGAAGATCCGCCAGCACTTCCGCCGCGAGCAGCGCGAGGACTCGGAGCACTCCGGCCGCGACTTGCTGCTCGAGGTCCTTCGCCGCGAGGGCGTGGCCAGCCAGAAGATCCTCACCTCCAAAGTCTTCTCCCAGATCTGCAAGGAGATTGGCTTCAACAAGCCGGACGATCTGTATGCGGCGATTGGCTCCGGACGTGTGCCGGTAAAGACGGTAGCCAACAAGATTCTGCAGGTCTCCGGAACGATGAAGGAGGCTGCACCAGCCCCCGAGCCGATGCCCCTCCGGCCCGCCCACGACCACGAAGAGCCGCAGGCGCTCTCGGGTGAGTTCGGCATCGCCGTCGAGGGCATGAGCGACATCATGGTTCGTATGGCCAAGTGCTGTAAGCCGATCCCCGGCGATGAGATCGTCGGCTACATCTCGCTCGGCAAGGGCATCACGATCCACCGCGCGGACTGCAAGAACGCGCGCGCGTTGATGAAGAACCCGGAACGCTTCATGAAGGTGGCCTGGAAGGGTCTTGCCGGAACATCGTTCCGCGTCGAGATCATGATCGAGGCCCTCGACCGCAACCATCTTCTCGAAGACCTCGTTCGGACGCTCTCGGATTCCGGCGTCAACATCGTCGGCGGCAGCATGCAGACGCTCACGGACGGCGTGGTTCGCGATCGCTTCACGCTGCAGGTCGGCGACGTGCGCCAGCTCGACAACATCCTCGCCAACATCCGCAACATCCACACCGTCTACGACGCCTACCGCGTCGTCGGCGGCTAGCCACGGCCGGCTCGCGATCGGTCGACCGTTCTCGGGGCGTCTGATACGCTCTCGCGCGAACGTCGACCCGTCCGAGGAACCCATGGATTCACTCCGTGTCACCACGCTTTCGCTCGGCCCGCTGCAGGCAAACTGCTTCATCGTCGCTCGCGCCAGCGATTGCCTGGTGATCGACCCGGGCGACGAAGCTCACCTCGTCGTCGACAGGCTGGAGCGTGACGGGACTCTGCCCGCCGCCCTCCTTCTCACGCACGGACACTTCGATCACTTCGGCGGCGTCGCAGAGCTGGCGCGCCGCTACGACGTGCCCGTCTACCTGGGCCACGACGACCTCGATCAGCTGCGCGACGGCGGGCTCGGCCACGAGGCCGGCTTTCCGCCGGATCCCGTCGGCGACGTCGAGCTGTTGAGCGGAGAGCAGGTGCTCGCTCTGCCTCTTCCCGTGCGCGCTCTGCCGACCCCTGGACACTCCCGGGGCTCGTACTCGTTTGGCATCGACGGACACCTGTTCTCCGGCGAT
This sequence is a window from Thermoleophilia bacterium. Protein-coding genes within it:
- a CDS encoding ABC transporter permease, with the translated sequence MTHPAAPSAADPQTQPTLDESRSADGTVGSRRTSLWRDTWRRLKRNHLAVVGLGIIIVFLTLGMAQEIAYLVGVGSGEPGAGYLAPFDPNATNYDLTPKGLGSPPSASHPFGTDYLGRDILSRCLVATRISMLVGVIAVAIALAIGLILGPVSGYYGGRVDAVIMRLADIFFAFPYILFVLLIMTVLGPGLWNVFIAIGILGWASYARLNRGSVLSVKAMEYVEAARAQGATDLRIIFRHVLPNTMAPIYVAIAMGIGGAIVTEAALSFLGIGIQPPDASWGKMISDYLTYLGAGSWWMVLFPSLFLTITVFGFISFGNGLRDATDPKLKE
- a CDS encoding ABC transporter ATP-binding protein produces the protein MAHLLEVKDLSTHFFTHAGVVKAVNGVSFTLDRGETLSIVGESGSGKTVAALSLMRLVPDPPGRIVEGTLMLGDRDLRAMSEEEMRRVRGNDIAMIFQDPMTSLNPVVKVGKQVAESIVLHQGKSKAEALEMAEELLARVGIPDAPARIKQYPFEFSGGMRQRVMIAMAISCNPDILIADEPTTALDVTIQAQIIDVVREMQSEYSSGVILITHDLGVVAEIADKVMVMYGGRTVEYGSVDEIFYNPHHPYTWGLLGSLPRLDRRARLTPIKGQPPDLISLPDGCPFAGRCRYVREECRDRWPALEIVGPEHGVHCWVPPAERRSVRAELDLGGVEEVAP
- a CDS encoding dipeptide ABC transporter ATP-binding protein — its product is MSLLEVRDLKKHFPIKSGVLRRTTGHVYAVDGVSFSVATGETLGLVGESGCGKSTTGRSVLRLIAPTSGSVTFNGIDVLKATRGEMQRLRRDMQIIFQDPYASLNPRKRVRSIVGESLDIHNIGTPAERKKRVYELLETVGLNAEHAERYPHEFSGGQRQRIGIARALALQPKLIVCDEPVSALDVSIRAQVINLLKDLQDEFGLTYLFIAHDLSVVKHASDRVAVMYLGKIVEISDSDALYERPQHPYTEALLSAVPIPDPETERGRRRIILEGDVPSPANPPEGCVFHPRCRRAREICRTAMPALASTGGDAGAHHQVACYFPARWKDGMRAVADEPFVAEPAPETI
- a CDS encoding peptidylprolyl isomerase, which translates into the protein MSYGRLWCLVAGTLLALVLTGCSGVGSTSPSPSSSPSLAASVNGVAVTDVDVDLVQAEARLAGSELSADEARSEAIRRELVRQEAARRDIVVRPADVAERVTDISDQLGGESALSAALSAADMTAAQLDAATEYNLLESALQDDLFPDVQASAEEVRAFYRKHRIDLFTTSARVKLRSITLPSRQVAENVADRVHDGLAFSEAARRYSQDKETRASGGLLGWVSISGLPEAAADAIADTPTGSVSAPVQLLGRWHLYAVLDRKAATAVPFSGVSAEIATELTRRARAAALAKWLTQAEDNATIVVH
- the recJ gene encoding single-stranded-DNA-specific exonuclease RecJ; amino-acid sequence: MTASANWTIPPAPYADVRALAQELSLSETLAQVLVRRGYADPDAARAFLEPDTRVHNPYRLLGMDAARARLDRALRHDEVIAVHGDYDADGITATFTLVRLLSDLGADVRWRLPNRFTDGYGVSLAAVEELAAAGVKLLITVDCGITARAEVARARELGMDVIVTDHHEMEGALPDCTVLSPKLGSYPCPHLAGVGVAFKLAHALLEEPQADLVEVPLALRALSDVVALGTIADLVPLTGENRTLVRLGLGRLRSAPRAGLAALMEVADVTPANATAGSVGYRLAPRLNAAGRLEDASVALELLNCEDRTSALPIALRLNELNRERQAIEAAMVAEASALIAEPPPAAIVLSSPTWHEGVVGIVASRVAERFNRPTILLSEGDDEAKGSGRSVAGFDILAALESTSTHLLAFGGHRAACGLRLRRRDLDAFQREFVAHVARTRGSDVPREHLVDAIVGGHELTLSLADELERLAPHGFGNHSVSLLVRDVEIAAPRRTRNGRHLQYRVCSDGASCQAIHFNPSTPETITTSDRFDVLVSLAKNEYGGSVSAQVEVKEIVPSRETSLDTAAESRPSGVADVDSALWSSLLERLPAWPDELRDARPEAFETRLIDRRGRPLQPIVNALVGGGERVVALVAGPSARRPLSGRLPSAVEILATGQRALARTPVAGSPLQHGEEVVVLGFDALAAASTPAVRAALANANHLVFADPPLSRAVRDGFVLAAPQAWIHFAWGREELDFAEKMSQADYDVRAVARRVWAALTAGSGSFDEDLGRQLLATQPGSPPVLAVAAALRVLREAALLHVGDDGRYELARPAEKVDITQTPTYTRWHTLFQTNDYLPTCLTATR
- a CDS encoding bifunctional (p)ppGpp synthetase/guanosine-3',5'-bis(diphosphate) 3'-pyrophosphohydrolase codes for the protein MAHTVSDQRLPADLPDSHTLTQVPAEYVPLLDEVFAAVEQYNPEPDRELITRAFVTAALLHSTQSRKSGEAYIHHPVGTAINAAELKLDSVTIAAALLHDVVEDTGTPLSWIEEQFGAEIAMLVDGVTKLTKMHFTSREEEQAENYRKMIVAMATDIRVILIKLCDRLHNMRTLSYLEKQKQIQKAKETLDVYAPLAHRLGIHNLKWQLEDLSFGTLHPRRYEEIQKWVAQRRADREDYVQEATAFLSEELTGAGIKAEIRGRVKHFYSIYLKMSRGGKEFNEIFDLTGMRVLVDSVRDCYGAVGIIHSLWKPLPGRFKDYIAMPKFNLYQSLHTTVIGPGGKPLEIQIRTYDMHQTAEYGVAAHWLYKERGERDQDKLAWLHQMMEWQSETGDAKEFMDTLRVDLFEDEVFVFTPKGDVKSLAAGSTPVDFAFAVHTDVGSHTVGAKVNGRIVPLHSKLSSGDIVEVITSKSSRGPSRDWLDFVQTTRARQKIRQHFRREQREDSEHSGRDLLLEVLRREGVASQKILTSKVFSQICKEIGFNKPDDLYAAIGSGRVPVKTVANKILQVSGTMKEAAPAPEPMPLRPAHDHEEPQALSGEFGIAVEGMSDIMVRMAKCCKPIPGDEIVGYISLGKGITIHRADCKNARALMKNPERFMKVAWKGLAGTSFRVEIMIEALDRNHLLEDLVRTLSDSGVNIVGGSMQTLTDGVVRDRFTLQVGDVRQLDNILANIRNIHTVYDAYRVVGG
- a CDS encoding MBL fold metallo-hydrolase, which gives rise to MDSLRVTTLSLGPLQANCFIVARASDCLVIDPGDEAHLVVDRLERDGTLPAALLLTHGHFDHFGGVAELARRYDVPVYLGHDDLDQLRDGGLGHEAGFPPDPVGDVELLSGEQVLALPLPVRALPTPGHSRGSYSFGIDGHLFSGDLLFRGSVGRTDFLGGDMDQLLASVALLMRSFPPATIVHCGHGPDTTLARELASNPFLTALRGADLPR